One Miscanthus floridulus cultivar M001 chromosome 11, ASM1932011v1, whole genome shotgun sequence DNA window includes the following coding sequences:
- the LOC136492362 gene encoding uncharacterized protein gives MVDAIREQIMILFAKRRKISIALPPGILPVVIYQINAASRGLGHMHVFNGHPTEAEVTEVYKDEEVRRHVVYLPQKICTCRQWQLTGKPCPHALTVITSMRNPDMGSFVDNYYSVAKFQAAYAGIIPSITDRNQWPEVAKGYKVHPPLQKKKEPRRLRKNRMKPARETGSKATRQVRCPNCKEYGHRASSWKCPRTGTKKRKRASKKKPAKVGRKKAKTSGGDEVVTPRTRAALAREASAKAKREALEAQMKAEAARELAKAAAREEMEAIRNEFEAAREEEGGLELMALEAVLPETPIRRALFAQDKVQPEPVKKITPRRKQLATKVKKTPPPKKNGGKDKGKAKAKAK, from the exons ATGGTAGATGCCATTAGAGAGCAGATAATGATCTTGTTTGCCAAAAGAAGGAAGATTTCTATAGCATTGCCTCCTGGTATATTGCCTGTTGTCATCTATCAGATCAATGCTGCCTCCAGGGGACTAGGTCACATGCATGTTTTCAACGGCCACCCTACTGAAGCTGAGGTCACTGAGGTGTACAAAGATGAAGAAGTTAGAAGGCATGTTGTGTACTTACCTCAGAAAATTTGCACTTGCAGGCAGTGGCAACTAACTGGTAAACCATGTCCACATGCACTGACAGTTATCACCAGCATGAGGAACCCTGACATGGGATCCTTTGTGGACAACTATTATTCTGTGGCCAAGTTTCAAGCAGCATATGCAGGTATAATTCCAAGCATCACTGATAGGAATCAATGGCCTGAGGTGGCCAAGGGGTACAAAGTGCACCCTCCACTACAGAAAAAGAAAGAGCCTAGAAGATTGAGGAAAAATAGGATGAAACCAGCAAGGGAGACAGGAAGCAAAGCAACTAGGCAAGTCAGGTGCCCAAACTGTAAAGAGTATGGTCATAGGGCTAGTAGCTGGAAGTGTCCCCGCACTGGAACAAAGAAAAG GAAGAGAGCAAGTAAGAAGAAACCAGCCAAggttgggaggaagaaggccAAGACATCTGGTGGTGATGAAGTAGTAACTCCAAGAACAAGAGCAGCATTGGCAAGAGAAGCATCAGCAAAAGCTAAGAGGGAGGCCCTAGAAGCACAAATGAAGGCAGAAGCAGCAAGGGAACTAGCAAAAGCAGCAGCAAGGGAGGAAATGGAAGCTATAAGAAATGAATTTGAAGCAgcaagggaagaagaaggaggcctGGAACTAATGGCTTTGGAAGCTGTTCTACCAGAAACACCAATTAGAAG AGCACTGTTTGCACAAGATAAAGTCCAACCTGAGCCTGTGAAAAAAATTACACCAAGGAGGAAGCAGTTAGCAACTAAAGTGAAGAAAACTCCACCACCTAAGAAGAATGGAGGGAAGGACAAGGGGaaggccaaggccaaggccaagTGA
- the LOC136490625 gene encoding uncharacterized protein produces MAATRKLHSASAAASGDHLRFLRPGALARLRDARLRRGSRATRLPPPSSPAAAPASPSSPSPGAGDGEGVAAVPYFAPASRLLAPRCPQRKKLVAAKSVVLFAPPPPSSDLPVEFLSAPDMVVAAH; encoded by the coding sequence ATGGCAGCCACCCGCAAGCTCCACTCCGCGTCCGCCGCCGCCAGCGGCGACCACCTCCGATTCCTCCGCCCCGGGGCACTCGCCCGCCTCCGCGACGCCAGGCTTCGCCGTGGGAGTCGCGCCACCCGCCTGCCCCCGCCCTCATCGCCGGCTGCGGCGCCGGCGTCGCCCTCATCGCCTTCTCCTGGGGCTGGAGACGGCGAGGGCGTCGCGGCCGTGCCCTACTTCGCGCCCGCGTCGAGGCTCCTCGCGCCCCGGTGCCCCCAGCGGAAGAAGCTCGTGGCGGCCAAGTCCGTGGTGCTCTTCGCTCCGCCGCCTCCCAGCTCCGATCTGCCCGTCGAGTTCCTCAGCGCGCCTGACATGGTGGTCGCGGCTCACTAG
- the LOC136493755 gene encoding uncharacterized protein At5g41620-like, with translation MSSRNRSAAASCAAPAAAPSLRTPRRLKRRPVKAPAGAPGGGWRSGPATPLLKWDVAGGRGEGRKAGAADEARETKAREVSVRRLAAGVWRLRPPEAVAGGGGESRVRVGVEHIPRHLQVQLLKQNTSGHHQSLKNEVSSPISVLERKSGELHKVQLHATSAMLPVTTMEKATKWEPGDIKGMESHDAYLIASQLNLLNEQQDTVYVANLQMELQQARDRISELETERRSAKKKLDHLFKKLAEEKAAWRNREHEKVRAILEDMKADLDHEKKKRRRLEMINSKLVNELKEAKMSAKQLLQEYDTERKARELTEEVCNELAGEVEEDKAEIEALKQDSLRLREEVDEERKMLQMAEVWREERVQMKLVDAKLTLDAKYTQLSKLQQDVEAFIAECSTANGDITVVEEAENIIQATKSVRAQDAELRYEPPPASEDIFSIFEELRPSEEPVIKEIEPCYKNTSAKCESEIQEASPMTDIFLEKKAKAYSNKSPKDENDTEDGSSWETISHEDMQGSSGSPDGSKPSVSNKICDGSISWKSKNGFEYMENEKLKDDLADTYLTSMNQPKKKESAISKLWKSSRPKNSEICKKDAVETVNARSSNVRLSVGTYSTVESGVQEIGLSPPSVEQWSSPDSMNIQFNRGFKGCIEYPRTSQKHSLKAKLMEARMESQKVQLRQVLKQKI, from the exons ATGAGCTCCAGGAaccgctccgccgccgcctcgtgCGCTGCCCCGGCCGCGGCGCCGTCTCTCCGGACGCCGCGGCGCCTGAAACGGAGGCCGGTTAAGGCGCCGGCGGGCGCGCCCGGCGGCGGGTGGCGGAGCGGGCCCGCGACGCCGCTGCTGAAATGGGACGTGGCCGGCGGGCGTGGGGAGGGGAGGAAGGCTGGCGCCGCCGACGAAGCGCGGGAGACAAAGGCGAGGGAGGTGTCGGTGCGGAGGCTCGCGGCTGGGGTTTGGCGGCTGCGCCCGCCGGAGGCCGTGGCCGGGGGCGGCGGCGAGAGCAGGGTCCGCGTGGGTGTCGAG CATATCCCAAGGCATCTACAAgtccagcttctgaagcagaacACTTCAGGTCATCACCAGAGTTTGAAGAATGAGGTTTCAAGCCCCATATCTGTTTTGGAGAGGAAGAGTGGAGAGCTCCACAAG GTACAACTTCATGCTACTTCTGCTATGCTGCCTGTTACTACCATGGAGAAGGCAACAAAGTGGGAGCCTGGGGACATAAAGGGAATGGAATCACATGATGCGTATCTGATAGCCAGCCAGCTAAATCTTCTTAATGAGCAGCAAGACACAGTGTATGTTGCTAACCTCCAGATGGAGCTCCAGCAAGCACGCGATAGGATAAGTGAGCTGGAAACTGAGCGGCGGTCAGCTAAGAAGAAGCTTGACCACTTGTTCAAGAAACTTGCAGAGGAGAAAGCAGCATGGAGGAACAGGGAGCATGAAAAGGTGCGTGCTATTCTTGAAGATATGAAGGCAGACCTTGACCATGAGAAGAAAAAACGGAGGCGTCTGGAGATGATTAACTCGAAACTCGTTAATGAGTTGAAGGAGGCTAAGATGTCAGCAAAACAGCTGTTACAAGAGTATGATACAGAAAGGAAGGCGCGTGAGCTCACTGAGGAGGTGTGCAACGAGCTAGCAGGAGAGGTGGAGGAAGACAAAGCTGAGATTGAGGCCTTGAAACAGGACTCCCTGAGGCTGCGAGAGGAAGTAGACGAGGAGCGGAAGATGCTGCAGATGGCTGAGGTGTGGCGTGAAGAACGGGTGCAGATGAAGCTTGTTGATGCAAAACTTACTCTCGACGCAAAATACACACAGCTGAGCAAACTGCAACAGGATGTTGAGGCGTTTATTGCTGAATGCAGTACTGCAAATGGCGACATAACAGTAGTAGAGGAAGCAGAGAACATAATACAGGCAACCAAGTCAGTCAGAGCCCAAGATGCTGAATTAAGATATGAGCCACCACCAGCATCAGAAGACATATTTTCCATTTTTGAAGAGCTGCGTCCAAGTGAGGAGCCTGTCATCAAGGAGATTGAGCCATGCTACAAGAATACCTCTGCCAAATGTGAATCAGAAATTCAAGAGGCTAGCCCAATGACCGATATATTCCTTGAAAAGAAAGCCAAGGCATACTCAAACAAAAGCCCTAAAGATGAAAACGACACTGAAGATGGCAGCAGCTGGGAGACAATAAGCCATGAAGATATGCAGGGTTCAAGTGGTTCACCTGATGGAAGCAAACCTTCAGTCAGCAACAAGATCTGCGACGGAAGCATTTCTTGGAAGAGCAAAAATGGTTTCGAGTATatggagaatgagaagctcaaggatGACTTAGCTGATACCTACCTGACAAGCATGAACCAGCCCAAGAAGAAAGAATCAGCCATTTCAAAGCTCTGGAAATCGTCCCGCCCAAAGAACAGCGAGATATGCAAGAAAGATGCCGTTGAAACGGTAAATGCAAGATCATCCAATGTACGGCTCTCAGTTGGGACTTATTCCACTGTTGAAAGTGGCGTCCAAGAAATAGGACTCAGTCCACCGAGCGTCGAGCAGTGGAGCTCGCCGGACTCGATGAACATTCAATTCAACCGGGGCTTCAAGGGCTGTATAGAGTACCCGCGGACGTCCCAGAAGCACAGCTTGAAGGCAAAGCTCATGGAGGCACGAATGGAGAGCCAGAAGGTCCAGCTCCGCCAGGTGCTCAAGCAGAAGATCTAG